In the Triticum aestivum cultivar Chinese Spring chromosome 2B, IWGSC CS RefSeq v2.1, whole genome shotgun sequence genome, GCACAAGCACGAAGATTTTCCGGCTTTCATTGACAAGGTTAGGACGGTTTGAGTATGGGAGCGGCGATAGCGACGTAACGACAGCTCGTTCTGGTGACAAGTGGTTGTTCGGTGGTATAGGGACCTTTGGtgcaatttttattatgtttggtaTGTTTTGTTACCTTGGTGAATTTTTCTACTAGATCTGAGTCCTTTTCGTGGAAAAAATGGGCAAAAGACTGATTCTTGATCGATCCGAGCTCTCTTCAACAATATTGATTGACACGAACTGTCAACCACTCGTCACGCCGGCCGGCACGACATGTGCACACCTATCACGGGAAGTTTAATTGCGGTCCTTATGTCACAAAATCTCTCCAACTCTTACCTCAGCAGAGAATTTTTCAaatattatttatttattcctGAAAGTTTGACAATTGTACATGTGTATACAATACATAATTTGTCAAGAATATGAAGCTGTCGGATAACCAAAACCGAGAAAGAGCTTGTTGGCTAATCTTTGCCAGCAAGAAGGCTAGTCGGCGCTGTGAGTGGCCTGTAGGCTGTAGGTGATCATTTAGCCGAGTAGCACCTTGTCGGCTAACAGTTATCGGCTCTGTTAGAATCTTATGACAAAAATTGCGTGTTGTGTTAGTTTTAGCGCGTTATAGTAGACACATTAAATCTACTGTGGCTGTTTATTTACTCTTAATATTATTATTAATTAACAAAGTTTAATGAGCGGATCACCTCTGGATATGATGCCGCTGAGTCCAGTACGTCCGTTCTCCGAAAGAGAAGAAAACGGAACAAGAAACGCCTCCCTCCTTTTCAGAGCTTGCCGGATCAGGGAAAGGCAGCCCAAATCTAGCATGGGCAACGCGCTTCCACTGACAAGTTCTGCACCACAACCAATCAGTTTCATTTCAATCTCGAGGCAGAGTACAGGAGGAGGACAAGCCAAAACTACGAGGTACAGCTGCCATTTCACAGATCTACAGCACCTAGCCAAAATCTGGTAAACCCACCCATCAGAAAAAAAATCTGGTAAAGCTGCATTGGCAGTGCACCACTGTCCCGAATTGCACCAGCTACACTTTCCAACACCGGTCACACATGACACGTCAAACATTCTGCCGGAAGATCTTCGGTGCGTCAATCGGGTTATTGCTGCTGGTGGCGAGGAAATCCGGCCCGAAATCAGTGATGATATGCTGAGCATGTTTCTTAGTGAGCCGCCTCGGATCCCTCACTCCACCGGAGGATGCGCGTATAAGGACCCTTCAGGTTAAGGGGGGCAACTGTTTCAGGGATGTGGTTCTCTGCTCAAACCAGGTCGGACTCCACCGCGTCTTGCCGCCACCAAGGGACCCCAGCCTTGTAATAGTGGTGCTCACCTTCATGATCCCACGAGATCTCAGATGCTTGCAGGCCAATTACGGATTTTGGTTCCTTGCCATGGCAAGCAACCCATGCTTCAACAGCAGCAGCTTTTTCCTCTTCACTGCTGTAATTCAGGCTCGCCCTGCCATACGGGTTTATGCTTGGGTTAGCCATTGCTGCGATCGCTCCGGTCATGTATGCAGAATCCCCTAGGATCGGAGCGCCTATAGCAGCCAGCTGTGCCCTAATCTGCATATCATTGAATTTACGAATTACACACTTGTGTGGTTGTAAGCAACATTGTAGAGAAAGATTGTACCAATAAATGAAACAATTGCAACACTGACAAATTGTTCAATTTACAAGGAACGCTGTACTCCAATGTAAGGCAAGAAGATAACTGCAGATTTAGCTTAAGAGCAACCACAGAATGACATTGGTACTCTTTATTATGTGTCCACGCATCAAGGAGGGAACACAGGGAACTTCCTATACCAGTTTAGAATATAAGAAGTGTCAGGGCTATATGTACTGTCAAGATTAACCAAAGCATTCTTGATCCATGAAACTACTATCCTATATGATCCACCTAAATGTTCTGATTACATTAAATAAGACAAGCAGAAATAGGCAAATAGTGCTTTACAGTTTACATCAGAGTACCCTATCCCTAGACAAGAGCCTGTCAGTTTTAATTCTCTTAGGCTACCGAAGGAAAAAAGAAGGTCTTTAACGGCGTCCTTTTCATACGATAGAAGTTTATATTAACATCACAGATGAATGATGAACCTTAAATAAAGAAACAATTAGGTTTGAAGCAGAAAAATATGATACCTGATGAGTTTTCCCTGTCATGAGATTGATTTTACATTCATAGGCAGCTTCCTGTTTGGGCCAGCCACAGTTGTCCACTTTGTGGACTTTTGTTATCAATGGTTTTGGCCATGGAACCTTTTTACAGTCTAATATCTCCATTTGACAGAGATGCCATCTTTCAATATGATCTGGCAAAGTATAACCAAAACATTATAATCTACTAATGTAAGGATAGGAGATTATCAATACATGTCTGGTAGACTGGTACAATAACCAACGCTAAGACAATAATACACTAATTACTTGTTAGTTTATAGCTGCAGATGCTACCAGTCAGGCTAGAAGTTTATGCAACATACTACCTCCATTCCTAGATAATATATAAGACGTTGGGGCTGTTTAAACAGCCCCAACGTcttatatttatgaatggaggTAGTACTTGTTTGAGTCAGGTGTGAGGCTGCTTAATTCTTTTAACATCCAAACAGCACTAACACAACTGAGTGAGTAACAAGGCAGCTCTataaaaaaaatctgtcatacatgTACTACGTGAGTCCTATACATAAACAATTGTTATCTCCAATGAAATCAAGTGGACATGGTTCCACGCGCACCCGAATGAacagtaaagaaagcaaaaaaaactaatatGTAACAAACATGATCGAATGTTCTACCCACGTGTGAATTTTCGTGAAGAAATGACATCGTGCTGTTCTGAACGGAAAAGAAAAAATCGGTGCTCGCATAGAACACCATACACCATAGATGCCATTTATTCACATTGCATGTGGCTAGAACACTCGGTTATGTTTGCTACAAAATAAAATTGAAATTTTTCGCTATTTTTCCAGGTTTTACTATTCATCTGGGTGCATGTAGACCCAGTAGTCAGGAGCCAAAACTCCGTGTTGTGATGAACGATCACAATTTAATGATGGTGTATTACTACAtagtccctccgtcccaaaataagtgtctgaactttgtactagctttagtacaaagttgtactaaagttgagacacttatttgggacggagggagcatATGTTAAATCGGAGATTTTACCTGAAATCTAATATGTTTGCGAACTGAAATCCAAATACATGTACACTTCAACTCAAGCGAACAACTTTAACACTAACATACTAGAGCAAGAAACTGCATTTCAGGGATTACCTTCTGAAACAAGTCTGGGAGCACGATTAAGGGGACGCATGTAATGAGTAATTATTCCTGGAGAGACAGGTTCTGTTGTAAGCGCAAGATAAACTTTTTTAACCTGTTTTTCCTGTTGCAGAAGAAAAAAATCATTGTCACTAGAGGTTCACAGAGCAACATGATACAGTGAGCAATAGAAGAACATACCCTTATCAATCCATGGAAAACTGAGCAGAATTCCTTGGTTTTAGACAATACCACACTGCAAATTCTCAAATTAAGTGAAAATGAAGGGATTAGTTATATGCGTTCCACAACATGTGGTCTATATAAGTATGTTAGCAAAAGACAAACCAGCCCTCAGAACAGTTGTCAATCTGATGAGTTGTCATTAAAGGGCTCTCCAATCCTAATGCACGTGAAGTAAAAACCACGCAGGATTCCTCAATATTATCAGTTGCTCCTCCTACCTACACATTGAAAATTATCTACGGATATTAGTTTGGACTTTGGACCCTTACACTTCTATCAATGGCCTAATGCACTAATTGCGACTGGATCTTTCCTCAACCCACTAGCTCTGAAACTAAAAATCATGTTTCATGAATAATCCTGGTCTTACACTTGTGCATCCTCTTACATCAGTGGTATGTAGTTTTTTAAATTATGTGAGGCCAGCATTTAGCTACGCTTTAATTTTATGAAGCCACCATTTGGTTACATTTTAATTTAATGGAGCCACCATTTAGTGAAGCAAATGGATTGCATAGTCAATGGAATTTTGAAATGACACAGATAATAAGTGCTTAGCTAAATTAGAGAAACCAGATAGCTACTTGCAGAAACAAAACCAGTACTTGTGGAAAGACATTGAAAATGTACAGTAGATACAAAAACCggggagaaaggaaaaaaatatggTCATACTGATGTTGCAGCTGGCTTATTGAGGACAACAAAGTCATCAGTGGTCGCCACTACCCTGGATTTCCAGTCAATTTCATAGCACCTGATAATATTTGGTAAACCACGGACGCATTAGTACACAACCAGATGTGGTCAATCAGCATCACAGTAGTTAGCAGTACATAACTGATAGCAGTCACCAATGCAAACCATAAAACAACTGCAGAATTTTACCTGGGGAACCGTTTGGGATGCACATGAACCCTTATATAAGTGCCGGCCTCAAGGCGCTGGCTGGGGTCAGTCACCCGGAACGTCTTCTGCGCCTCCCTGACGGTCTTCCCTTTAATGGACGCCCTCCCGCGAAGGAGCGAAGGCTCTGTCACCTCTCTGAAGATCCTCACATGCTCCGGAGCGGCGTACGGAGGCGGCTGCGGCGCAACAAGAGCGTAGTACACGGCCCCGAACTTGATGAGATCTGCAACGTACCTTCACGCGCACAATGTTACCAAATCACTCGTGCTCGCTCCGGCCTAGGCATTTCACCTTCCAATAAGCTAGCGTAACAGATGCAGAGCGTGTGGATGCTTACATAGGGGGGAGGTTGAGGGACCTGGAGATGAAATCGCCGGCGACCTCGTCTTCCCGGGCGACGAGGTGCTCGATCCTCGGAGGGTCGTCCTTCGACGGGCAGGGCAGAAGCCTGTCGTACGCTGGGTACCTGCAGGTGCAGTAGATGCCAACGCCGTCAGTGTGCTGCCTGCGGAGCGGAGCAGAAGCTGTTGGCGTGGGCGGGGTTGAGGGGAGCTTACGAGGTGGCTGTTAGGGCCTCTACGGGGTCAGCGGCTCTGGttgccctggcggcggcggcggcgtcgaggtgcGTGGTGGGGGAGACGCGGACGCGGTGGCGTGGGGTGCGGCGGTGGGTGGTGAGGAGCGGGGAAGAGGAGTAGAGGGCGCgcgggaggaggggcggcggcggcaaggacCGGTGCCAtagctgcgggaggagggaggccAAGGACGCCGCGGGCTTCGTCattccggcgggtggcggcggccggcggggttCGGCTTTTCCCCCTTTGTTGGGGGTTTTGCCCTTCTTCTGCCTTTTGGGCCGTCTAAGATAAGATTGTGATATTTTTCTAGTTTTTAGAATTTCTTCTTTGGTCGAATGTGAAAGATTACCCAGAGGGGTCTCTGCTAATTTATTTTCGTGATATGATATTTGGGCGTGAGGAGGGGGTATTTTTCATCTAAACTTTGTCTATCTATAAACTAACATAATAATTTGTAGAAAAAGGGTCTCGGattgcatataattttttttctcttATTCACTATATAATCAAGTATCCCCTAACCACCCAAATCATGTGTTTTTTTATGCAACTTTCAAAGGTAATACAAATTTCAGAACAATTGAAGTAATGTGGCTTTGTCGTGTCCAAGAATGTGATTCGAATCACATCATCATCTGCCACGTTACAAAACATGCGCTTACCAGCACCTCGGATTGATTGCGGCTTGTTTGACCGGCTGCCGAGAATATCAGTCTAGGGCATGGGGTTGTTCTCGAGGGGTTTATTGGTGGCGCCGCCTGGCGTCGCAGTGCTACTATCTGCTCACCTTCGGGCTGGTCATGTGGTGCCTTGATTTTCGGCTCTCTGCCCCGCCTTCCATTCTCGACATTGTCCGGAGGTGACAGTTGTTGGCAATGTGATGAGcttcatgctctctctctctcttgattgatCAATGCCCTTCGGCGGTGTGTGCGACCAGCCTCATCTCGCACATTGTTCAAGGTTGTCTGATGGTGGAGCACGGGGGAAAGGTTCGTGTTGTTTGGTGAAATCTCGAATGCCCTTCGATGACATTAGCATAACACTTCATAGCGATGGCGCGAGATTCATGAGTACGATGTTATCTCGGTgaaagactacccacagtgggagtaacataggtggcagcatcacacttatctagacaaaatagatgatgtggcatgtaattaatgaagaaagagagatatgtggcaacatagctagttactgt is a window encoding:
- the LOC123043850 gene encoding RNA pseudouridine synthase 6, chloroplastic, producing MTKPAASLASLLPQLWHRSLPPPPLLPRALYSSSPLLTTHRRTPRHRVRVSPTTHLDAAAAARATRAADPVEALTATSYPAYDRLLPCPSKDDPPRIEHLVAREDEVAGDFISRSLNLPPMYVADLIKFGAVYYALVAPQPPPYAAPEHVRIFREVTEPSLLRGRASIKGKTVREAQKTFRVTDPSQRLEAGTYIRVHVHPKRFPRCYEIDWKSRVVATTDDFVVLNKPAATSVGGATDNIEESCVVFTSRALGLESPLMTTHQIDNCSEGCVVLSKTKEFCSVFHGLIREKQVKKVYLALTTEPVSPGIITHYMRPLNRAPRLVSEDHIERWHLCQMEILDCKKVPWPKPLITKVHKVDNCGWPKQEAAYECKINLMTGKTHQIRAQLAAIGAPILGDSAYMTGAIAAMANPSINPYGRASLNYSSEEEKAAAVEAWVACHGKEPKSVIGLQASEISWDHEGEHHYYKAGVPWWRQDAVESDLV